Proteins from a genomic interval of Luteibacter pinisoli:
- a CDS encoding DMT family transporter — protein MRGSGVDGKANTPLGILYGAAAGALWGTVFVAPALGSDFTGLQLAAGRYLVYGLVSALLLVPRWPQLRGWMEGTHRRALVGLSLLANIIYYVALATAVQWGGVAMASLVIGFLPVAVTVVGSRAAGAVPLPRLAPSLLFSAIAIVCIGGQALTGGGAFEWRRAAGFLCAVVALVSWTIYALRNARWLHRLPQVSAHDWNLLTGVVTGALSLLLVPAALYFDTATHSAGAWTRFAAISAGMAVFASILGNGLWNRMSRLLPLTLVGQMILFETLFALVYGFLWEWRMPSVAEWIAMACVGLSVVTCLHAHRR, from the coding sequence GTGCGAGGCAGTGGCGTGGACGGCAAGGCCAATACCCCCCTGGGCATCCTGTACGGCGCCGCGGCGGGCGCCCTCTGGGGCACCGTCTTCGTGGCGCCCGCGCTGGGCAGCGATTTCACCGGCCTGCAGCTGGCGGCGGGGCGCTACCTGGTCTACGGCCTGGTCTCCGCCCTGCTGCTGGTACCACGCTGGCCCCAGCTGCGCGGCTGGATGGAAGGCACCCACCGGCGGGCCCTGGTCGGCCTGAGCCTCCTCGCCAACATCATCTACTACGTGGCGCTGGCCACGGCCGTGCAATGGGGCGGTGTCGCCATGGCCTCCCTGGTCATCGGATTCCTGCCCGTGGCGGTGACCGTCGTCGGCAGCCGGGCGGCCGGGGCCGTGCCGCTGCCGCGCCTGGCGCCCTCCCTGCTCTTCAGCGCCATCGCCATCGTCTGCATCGGCGGCCAGGCCCTGACCGGCGGGGGTGCCTTCGAATGGCGCCGCGCGGCAGGTTTCCTGTGCGCGGTGGTGGCCCTGGTCTCGTGGACGATCTACGCGCTGCGCAATGCCCGCTGGCTGCACCGGTTGCCCCAAGTTTCAGCGCATGACTGGAACCTGCTGACCGGCGTGGTCACGGGCGCCCTTTCCCTTCTGCTGGTGCCGGCCGCCCTGTATTTCGACACGGCCACGCACAGCGCAGGCGCCTGGACGCGGTTCGCGGCGATCAGCGCCGGCATGGCGGTGTTCGCGTCCATCCTCGGCAATGGCCTGTGGAACCGGATGAGCCGCCTGCTGCCGCTGACCCTGGTCGGACAGATGATCCTGTTCGAAACCCTGTTCGCGCTGGTCTACGGCTTCCTGTGGGAATGGCGCATGCCTTCGGTGGCGGAATGGATCGCCATGGCCTGCGTGGGCCTGAGCGTCGTCACCTGCCTGCACGCCCATCGCCGGTAG
- a CDS encoding LysR family transcriptional regulator: MATDINLNRLAVFVTLVQAGSFTAAAEQLGTSKAMVSQHLAKLEEELGMPLVLRSTRRMSLTDAGQRFYDDCARVVADAEAAVMRLGECRDTPMGSLRIAAGGDHGPLIVAPALAAYVQRYPQVRPELVVSDALVDLIADRFDVAIRVGSLRDSTLRSSRLADMRECLVATPAYLGAHGTPSVPEELGAHRWVALTVLPSPTRWTFTDAAGAKTVVQVHATASANSALAVHALVMEGMGLSVLPDYMARRDLAAGRLVHVLPEHALPLGGIYAVYAGQPTVKVRSFIDLLKERMAAA; the protein is encoded by the coding sequence ATGGCCACCGACATCAACCTCAACCGGCTCGCCGTGTTCGTGACCCTGGTCCAGGCGGGGTCGTTCACGGCCGCCGCGGAGCAGCTGGGCACCTCCAAGGCCATGGTGAGCCAGCACCTGGCGAAGCTGGAAGAGGAGCTGGGCATGCCGCTGGTGCTGCGCAGTACGCGGCGGATGTCCCTCACCGACGCGGGGCAGCGTTTTTACGACGACTGCGCGCGGGTGGTGGCCGATGCCGAGGCGGCCGTGATGCGGCTGGGGGAATGCCGGGATACGCCCATGGGCAGCCTGCGCATCGCAGCAGGGGGGGACCATGGGCCGCTTATCGTGGCGCCGGCGCTCGCGGCGTACGTGCAGCGCTACCCGCAGGTGCGGCCGGAGCTGGTGGTGAGCGATGCGCTGGTGGATCTCATCGCCGATCGCTTCGATGTGGCCATTCGCGTTGGCTCGTTGCGTGACTCGACGCTCCGCTCGTCAAGGCTGGCCGATATGCGCGAATGCCTGGTGGCCACGCCGGCCTATCTCGGGGCACACGGCACGCCGTCTGTGCCAGAGGAGCTTGGCGCGCACCGGTGGGTGGCGCTTACCGTGTTGCCGTCACCCACCCGCTGGACGTTTACCGATGCGGCTGGCGCGAAAACCGTGGTGCAGGTGCATGCGACGGCCAGCGCCAACAGCGCGCTGGCGGTGCATGCCCTGGTGATGGAGGGCATGGGCCTCTCGGTGCTGCCCGATTACATGGCCCGGCGTGATCTCGCGGCCGGGCGCCTGGTCCATGTCCTGCCGGAACACGCCTTGCCACTCGGTGGCATCTACGCTGTTTACGCGGGGCAGCCCACCGTCAAGGTGCGCTCCTTCATCGATCTGCTGAAGGAGCGCATGGCGGCGGCCTGA
- a CDS encoding cation diffusion facilitator family transporter, translated as MSGHADSKRAIFLALGANFAIFIAKLVAAIFTGSGAMMAEAVHSLADCGNQGLLLLGMRQARRPPSPDYPLGWGRALYFWSFLVAILLFSVGGMFSVYEGVHKLTHAEPLSWPWLAVGVLAFSIVTEGVSMHGCMQEVNKARGEQSLWEWFRETRASELLVIFGEDLAALIGLCLALAAVLLTMLTGNLVYDAIGTICIGVLLIVVAVLVAREVKALLIGQGVEPRRKAEMVAFLEARPEIDQVYNLLTLQMGTDVMVATKAKMAATPTPRAMIEAINTVEADFKARFKDVRWSFFEPDYTD; from the coding sequence ATGTCAGGCCACGCTGATTCAAAGCGCGCGATCTTCCTCGCGCTCGGTGCCAACTTCGCCATCTTCATCGCCAAGCTGGTCGCCGCCATCTTCACTGGCTCCGGCGCGATGATGGCCGAGGCCGTGCACTCGCTGGCCGACTGCGGCAACCAGGGCCTGCTGCTCCTGGGCATGCGCCAGGCCAGGCGGCCGCCCTCGCCGGATTACCCGCTGGGCTGGGGCCGCGCCCTGTATTTCTGGTCGTTCCTGGTGGCGATCCTGCTGTTCAGCGTGGGCGGCATGTTCTCGGTGTACGAGGGCGTGCACAAGCTCACCCACGCCGAGCCGCTGAGCTGGCCATGGCTCGCCGTCGGCGTGCTGGCCTTCTCCATCGTCACCGAAGGCGTGTCGATGCATGGCTGCATGCAGGAAGTGAACAAGGCCCGCGGCGAGCAGTCGCTGTGGGAATGGTTCCGCGAGACGCGCGCCAGCGAACTGCTGGTGATCTTTGGCGAAGACCTGGCCGCGCTGATCGGCCTGTGCCTGGCCCTGGCCGCCGTGCTGCTCACCATGCTCACCGGCAACCTCGTGTACGACGCCATCGGCACGATCTGCATCGGCGTCCTGCTCATCGTCGTGGCCGTGCTGGTGGCCCGCGAGGTCAAGGCCCTGCTGATTGGCCAGGGCGTGGAACCCCGGCGCAAGGCGGAAATGGTCGCCTTCCTCGAAGCCCGTCCCGAGATCGACCAGGTCTACAACCTGCTCACCCTGCAGATGGGCACGGACGTGATGGTGGCGACCAAGGCGAAGATGGCCGCGACGCCCACCCCGCGGGCCATGATCGAGGCCATCAACACCGTCGAGGCGGATTTCAAGGCCCGCTTCAAGGACGTCCGCTGGAGCTTCTTCGAGCCCGACTACACCGATTAA
- a CDS encoding 23S rRNA (adenine(2030)-N(6))-methyltransferase RlmJ — protein sequence MNYRHAYHAGNFADVMKHMVLVALLDAMKQKATPFCYIETHAGSGRYDLRSVHARKTAEADDGVARLKTATGLPPLLWKWLDVVRACNEGDEAFRYYPGSPWIAAHLMRPTDSAQLCELHTEEAGKLRQLFHHDARIHVHNRDGYEAMKALVPPKEKRGLVLIDPPFEQQDAEFRTIEKALKAAMERWPTGIFAVWYPIKVRSHVQPFHRWLAKSGAKRVLAAELLLHKDDSPLRLNGTGMVIVNAPWKLDDALRDGLKMLPKLLGEPGEAEYRLTWLVEEGKDPTPVHVAHPMRSLPRR from the coding sequence ATGAATTACCGCCACGCCTACCACGCCGGCAACTTTGCCGATGTCATGAAGCACATGGTGCTCGTGGCTCTCCTCGATGCCATGAAGCAGAAAGCCACCCCCTTTTGCTACATCGAGACCCATGCCGGCAGCGGCCGCTACGACCTGCGTAGCGTCCACGCCCGGAAAACCGCCGAGGCCGATGACGGCGTCGCCCGCCTGAAAACGGCCACCGGCCTGCCGCCCCTGCTGTGGAAGTGGCTGGACGTGGTGCGCGCCTGCAACGAGGGCGACGAAGCATTCCGCTACTACCCCGGCTCGCCCTGGATCGCCGCGCACCTGATGCGCCCGACCGACAGCGCCCAGCTGTGCGAACTGCACACCGAAGAGGCAGGCAAGCTGCGCCAGCTGTTCCACCACGACGCGCGCATCCACGTGCACAACCGCGATGGCTACGAGGCGATGAAGGCCCTGGTGCCGCCGAAGGAAAAGCGCGGCCTCGTCCTCATCGACCCGCCGTTCGAGCAGCAGGACGCCGAATTCCGCACGATTGAGAAAGCTCTCAAAGCCGCCATGGAACGCTGGCCCACCGGCATCTTCGCCGTGTGGTACCCGATCAAGGTGCGCAGCCACGTCCAGCCGTTCCACCGCTGGCTGGCCAAGAGCGGCGCCAAGCGCGTGCTGGCCGCCGAACTGCTCCTGCACAAGGACGACTCCCCGCTGCGCCTCAATGGCACCGGGATGGTCATCGTCAACGCGCCGTGGAAGCTCGATGATGCGCTCCGCGACGGCCTGAAGATGCTGCCCAAGCTGCTCGGCGAGCCGGGCGAAGCCGAATACCGGCTGACCTGGCTGGTGGAAGAAGGCAAGGATCCAACGCCCGTACACGTCGCGCATCCAATGCGTTCGCTACCAAGGCGGTAA
- a CDS encoding DUF1345 domain-containing protein, whose amino-acid sequence MNPPARKHWWGRRYFQARPRFLIGGAIAVAAMGLLQFTGMPHTLAFMLGFDLGAVIYLSLILRIFLRANESDMREEARKQDVGRWTTLLAGVVLSAAVLAAVSTELESSQKGGVMAIAIAASTIILAWSFMNTLFALHYAHGFYGNFGEQHKGLEFPGDEDPDYWDFAYFSFTIGMTFQVSDVQISTRYLRRIALMHSAIAFFFNVFIIAISVNIAAGKA is encoded by the coding sequence ATGAACCCACCTGCACGCAAGCACTGGTGGGGCCGTCGCTATTTCCAGGCGCGGCCCCGCTTCCTCATCGGCGGCGCCATCGCCGTCGCGGCCATGGGGCTCCTGCAGTTCACGGGGATGCCGCATACGCTGGCCTTCATGCTCGGCTTCGACCTGGGTGCGGTGATCTACCTGTCGCTCATCCTGCGCATCTTCCTCCGCGCCAATGAGTCGGACATGCGCGAAGAGGCGCGCAAGCAGGATGTCGGCCGCTGGACCACGTTGCTGGCGGGCGTGGTGCTCTCTGCCGCCGTGCTGGCGGCGGTAAGCACGGAGCTGGAGTCGTCGCAGAAGGGCGGGGTGATGGCCATCGCCATCGCGGCAAGCACCATCATCCTCGCGTGGTCGTTCATGAATACGCTGTTCGCGCTGCACTACGCGCACGGCTTCTACGGCAATTTCGGCGAACAGCACAAAGGGCTGGAGTTTCCCGGTGATGAAGATCCGGATTACTGGGACTTCGCCTATTTCTCCTTCACCATCGGCATGACCTTCCAGGTCTCCGATGTGCAGATCAGCACGCGCTACCTGCGCCGCATCGCGCTGATGCACAGTGCCATCGCGTTCTTCTTCAACGTGTTCATCATCGCCATCAGCGTGAACATCGCCGCCGGCAAGGCCTGA
- a CDS encoding TonB-dependent receptor plug domain-containing protein, with translation MHHRSIRRRAPLFLAVSLALATTGAAVHAQDAAKASNLDTVIVTGTRSTERTVSSSLQPIDVITSQQLQQTGATQLTAALARLVPSLNFPQPTTISGAEVARPVTLRGLSPDQVLVLIDGKRQHAGAFLNLGGAIGRGSNPVDLNAIPIGAIERIEVLRDGQSARYGSDAIGGVINVILKKGGEGGQVTAKFGGYDAGDGLQRLLSADTGFKLGDKGSIHVALETQNNDGTNRAGRDYSSAAVGTTYGKKVYWLGDPAVQSNKVSLTGQYEFSKAAAVYFTAIYRRDRDETASLYRHRGDSTNVASIYPQGYLPVSIPIVNDTTLTAGLRGELGDGWHYDVSATHGSNEYDQRSHAINADWYKAYGYTPFFIQGADYKTQQQTGNVDISKEFTPSWLPNAVSVSFGLEYLRQAYKVTPGDAVSQYGANGGITGDLQGNWQRHDVSEYIDLETNLTDRFAVSLAGRHEHYSDFGGTTSGSLSGRFDFTPRVAVRGSVGTGFRAPTLVQQHYADISSQLQDLGQGQVIVQSGTFPVDAAAASLLGAQTLKPEKSRSATVGLVLEPVNGWNVSVDAYWIKIANRINLSSNIPVNTAAVSDYLAANGVDANYQSIRYFTNAVDTRTRGLDVVSQYGFDFSNGDRLNTTLGWAYNENKVTRVKDNPAILDELGVAVQRVERRERLGLLGDTNPRTKLDLGLDYLHERWGAHANVQRYGSYTVYSNSGAALDQDFDHRWTLDLSADYTLDNWTFTAGADNVTNARPEQVKYANSTSGNFKYSLFSPLSWNGRYYYASVTYRWK, from the coding sequence ATGCATCACCGTTCCATTCGCCGTCGCGCACCGCTGTTCCTGGCTGTCTCGCTTGCCCTCGCTACCACCGGTGCCGCGGTGCACGCGCAGGACGCCGCCAAGGCAAGCAACCTCGATACCGTGATCGTCACGGGCACCCGTAGCACCGAGCGCACCGTCTCCAGCTCGCTGCAGCCGATTGATGTCATCACGTCCCAGCAGCTGCAGCAGACCGGCGCCACGCAGCTGACGGCCGCGCTGGCACGCCTCGTGCCCTCGCTGAATTTCCCGCAGCCGACCACCATCAGCGGTGCCGAAGTCGCGCGCCCGGTGACCCTGCGCGGCCTCAGCCCCGACCAGGTGCTGGTGCTGATCGACGGCAAGCGCCAGCACGCCGGTGCCTTCCTCAACCTGGGCGGTGCCATCGGCCGTGGCTCCAACCCGGTGGATCTGAACGCCATCCCGATCGGCGCGATCGAGCGCATTGAGGTACTGCGTGACGGGCAGTCCGCCCGCTACGGCTCCGACGCCATCGGTGGCGTGATCAACGTGATCCTGAAGAAGGGCGGGGAGGGCGGCCAGGTCACCGCCAAGTTCGGCGGCTACGACGCCGGCGATGGCCTGCAACGCCTGCTCAGCGCCGACACCGGTTTCAAGCTGGGCGACAAGGGCTCCATCCATGTGGCCCTCGAAACGCAGAACAACGACGGTACCAACCGCGCGGGTCGTGACTACAGCAGCGCGGCGGTGGGCACCACGTACGGCAAGAAGGTGTACTGGCTGGGCGACCCCGCCGTGCAGTCGAACAAGGTCTCGCTCACCGGCCAATATGAATTCAGCAAGGCCGCGGCGGTGTACTTCACCGCGATCTATCGCCGGGACCGCGATGAAACAGCCAGCCTGTACCGCCACCGTGGCGATTCGACCAACGTGGCGTCGATCTACCCGCAGGGCTACCTGCCGGTCAGCATCCCCATCGTCAACGACACCACGCTCACCGCGGGCTTGCGCGGCGAGCTTGGCGATGGCTGGCATTACGACGTATCGGCCACGCACGGCTCCAACGAATACGACCAGCGCAGCCACGCCATCAACGCGGACTGGTACAAGGCCTACGGCTACACGCCGTTCTTCATCCAGGGTGCGGATTACAAAACGCAGCAGCAGACCGGCAACGTCGACATCAGCAAGGAGTTCACGCCCTCGTGGCTGCCGAATGCGGTGAGCGTCTCGTTCGGCCTTGAGTACCTGCGCCAGGCCTACAAGGTGACGCCCGGCGATGCCGTGTCGCAGTACGGCGCCAACGGCGGCATCACCGGTGACCTGCAAGGTAACTGGCAGCGCCACGATGTCTCCGAATACATCGACCTGGAAACCAACCTGACCGATCGCTTCGCCGTGTCCCTGGCCGGCCGCCACGAGCACTACAGCGATTTTGGCGGCACGACGTCGGGCTCGCTGTCGGGACGTTTCGACTTCACCCCGCGTGTCGCGGTGCGCGGCAGCGTCGGCACGGGCTTCCGCGCGCCGACCCTGGTGCAGCAGCACTACGCCGACATCTCCTCGCAGCTGCAGGACCTTGGCCAGGGCCAGGTGATCGTGCAGTCCGGCACCTTCCCCGTGGATGCGGCAGCCGCCAGCCTGCTCGGTGCGCAGACGCTGAAGCCTGAAAAATCACGTAGCGCCACCGTTGGCCTGGTGCTTGAGCCGGTGAACGGCTGGAACGTGAGCGTGGATGCGTACTGGATCAAGATCGCCAACCGCATCAACCTGTCGTCGAACATCCCGGTGAATACAGCCGCGGTCAGCGATTACCTCGCCGCCAACGGCGTGGACGCCAACTACCAGTCGATCCGCTATTTCACCAACGCGGTGGACACGCGCACGCGGGGCCTGGATGTCGTCAGCCAGTACGGCTTCGACTTCAGCAACGGCGACCGCCTGAACACGACGCTGGGCTGGGCATACAACGAAAACAAGGTGACCAGGGTGAAGGACAACCCGGCCATCCTGGATGAGCTCGGCGTCGCCGTGCAGCGCGTGGAGCGCCGCGAGCGCCTGGGCCTGCTTGGCGACACCAACCCGCGCACCAAGCTCGACCTCGGCCTGGATTACCTGCACGAACGCTGGGGTGCGCATGCCAATGTGCAGCGCTATGGCAGCTACACCGTGTACAGCAACAGCGGCGCGGCGCTCGACCAGGACTTCGACCATCGCTGGACGCTGGATCTCTCCGCCGATTACACGCTCGACAACTGGACCTTCACCGCCGGTGCGGACAATGTCACCAACGCCCGTCCGGAGCAGGTGAAATACGCCAACTCGACCAGCGGGAACTTCAAATACAGCCTGTTCTCGCCCTTGAGCTGGAACGGGCGCTACTACTACGCCAGCGTGACGTACCGTTGGAAATGA
- a CDS encoding NAD(P)-dependent oxidoreductase gives MNIVLFGATGNIGKVILDEALARGHHVTAIVRDPARVTTSNPQLVVAQGDLLHPATYEAALKGADAAIASVNDPNPDNVPKQAETLLQALSKAGIKRFAWVGGAGSLEVAPGVRVIDDPHFPPAWKPSAMGMVKALEVFRASKADIDWTFISPAAEIAPGPRTGTYRTGGDQLLVDASGKSHISQADYAVGLLDHLEKGDAARKRITLAY, from the coding sequence ATGAACATCGTGCTCTTCGGCGCTACCGGCAACATCGGCAAGGTCATCCTCGACGAAGCCCTGGCCCGCGGCCACCACGTCACCGCCATCGTCCGCGACCCGGCCAGGGTCACCACGTCGAACCCCCAGCTCGTCGTGGCCCAGGGTGACCTGCTCCACCCGGCCACGTACGAAGCGGCCCTGAAGGGCGCCGACGCGGCCATCGCCAGCGTCAACGACCCCAACCCGGATAACGTGCCGAAGCAGGCCGAGACCCTGCTGCAGGCCCTCTCGAAGGCCGGCATCAAGCGCTTTGCCTGGGTCGGCGGGGCTGGCTCGCTGGAAGTGGCGCCCGGCGTCCGCGTGATCGACGACCCGCACTTCCCGCCCGCGTGGAAGCCGTCCGCCATGGGCATGGTCAAGGCGCTTGAGGTGTTCCGCGCCAGCAAGGCCGATATCGACTGGACCTTCATCAGCCCGGCCGCCGAGATCGCCCCCGGCCCGCGCACCGGCACCTACCGCACCGGTGGCGACCAGCTGCTGGTCGACGCCAGCGGCAAGAGCCACATCTCCCAGGCCGACTACGCCGTCGGCCTGCTCGACCACCTGGAAAAGGGCGATGCCGCCCGCAAGCGGATCACCCTCGCCTACTGA
- a CDS encoding Slp family lipoprotein, with protein sequence MRPSLVRLAVPAALLTVALAGCAPAPIYKATSNNAAVPPSQVAREPERYGSSDVIWGGRIVQVRNFADHSEVEVLAYPLDSSQRPKADDTGTGRFIAAMPGYVESLDFPAGSLLTVSGRLNGTRTGNVGQASYTFPLVSVNQSHVWTAKEMQGGHPNISFGVGVGVIR encoded by the coding sequence ATGCGCCCGTCACTCGTCCGTCTCGCCGTCCCTGCAGCCCTGCTAACCGTCGCCCTCGCCGGCTGTGCCCCGGCACCGATCTACAAGGCCACCTCGAACAACGCCGCGGTGCCGCCCAGCCAGGTGGCCCGCGAGCCGGAGCGCTACGGCAGCTCCGACGTGATCTGGGGTGGACGGATCGTGCAGGTACGCAACTTTGCCGACCACAGCGAAGTCGAAGTGCTGGCCTACCCGCTGGATAGCTCGCAGCGGCCGAAGGCGGACGACACCGGCACGGGTCGCTTTATCGCCGCCATGCCGGGCTACGTCGAAAGCCTGGACTTCCCCGCCGGCTCGCTGCTGACCGTATCGGGCCGGCTCAACGGCACGCGCACCGGTAACGTCGGCCAGGCCAGCTACACCTTCCCGCTGGTGTCGGTGAACCAGTCGCACGTGTGGACGGCCAAGGAGATGCAGGGCGGCCATCCCAACATCAGCTTCGGCGTGGGCGTGGGCGTCATCCGGTAA
- a CDS encoding M28 family peptidase produces MRAFITTVLLTAAAAASAQDASLTGFGPASSAAERGIEQRVDASIGSADLDGWLRRLTSAPNQVGSAHNKENADFIAASLRQWGWDVTVEPVRVLVAYPTTQTLSLSGGDHYAADFSEPAVAGDPDTTRKDGVLPGMEAYSPDGRVDAPLVFVNEGLARDYDELAQLGESVKGKVVLVKSSGAGRWVKPRLAQEHGAVGVVIYSDPEADGFPKGEVYPGGAWRTDRTVQRGTLGIDSVLDAKGAKTLQAEHRTGDLAIPVVTIGYGDAEHFLRALAGKPVPLRWQGGLPLAYHVGGDAGVHLEVRSPWEWRTLYNVVATLRGSTWPDEWVIRGVHHDAWVYGAWDPLAGTTALLAEAKALGEQARAGQRPKRTVVFASWDGEELGILGSKAWAERHASELAKHAVFYLNNDTTGRGFLAAGGDPSLAALVDGVAADLKDPETGASVQARRLAKRAVDAAGKGKDASGDLIPERLGTGSDYLPFAHRFGVPSLHVRYGYDRNGDDESVPVYHSLYDTYTHYQRFGDPGLAYVSLLAKTNARLVLRTANADVLPWRYTAFAESLGKDIDRVQAGAEATHREAQRHNALVATDAYRLASVSYRQWKAPAAVDDAWEPVDLTTLRAAQQDLLAAARTYDEAAASAGDLPASRAAKVNAALRTFASAWLQPSGLPQRSWYRHLLQAPGRKEGEDVAPLPGIGDALGAKDWAQARQELALTTQATRKAAASLRAATAAL; encoded by the coding sequence ATGCGCGCTTTTATCACCACGGTTCTTTTGACGGCTGCCGCGGCGGCGTCCGCGCAGGACGCATCCCTTACCGGCTTCGGCCCGGCATCGTCCGCTGCCGAGCGAGGCATCGAACAGCGGGTCGATGCGTCCATCGGGAGCGCCGACCTCGACGGCTGGCTCAGGCGGCTGACCTCGGCGCCCAACCAGGTCGGCTCCGCGCACAACAAGGAAAACGCCGACTTCATCGCCGCCAGCCTGCGCCAATGGGGCTGGGACGTGACGGTGGAACCGGTGCGCGTGCTGGTCGCGTATCCCACCACGCAAACGCTCTCGCTGAGCGGCGGGGACCACTACGCCGCGGACTTCAGCGAGCCGGCGGTCGCAGGGGATCCGGACACCACGCGCAAGGACGGCGTGCTGCCAGGCATGGAAGCGTATAGCCCCGATGGCCGCGTCGATGCACCGCTGGTCTTCGTCAACGAAGGCCTGGCGCGTGACTACGACGAGCTGGCGCAACTGGGTGAGTCGGTGAAGGGCAAGGTGGTCCTGGTGAAATCCAGCGGCGCGGGCCGGTGGGTGAAGCCGCGCCTCGCCCAGGAACACGGCGCGGTCGGCGTGGTGATCTATTCCGACCCGGAGGCCGACGGATTCCCCAAGGGCGAGGTCTACCCGGGTGGGGCGTGGCGCACGGATCGCACCGTCCAGCGCGGCACGCTGGGCATCGACAGCGTGCTGGACGCCAAGGGCGCGAAGACGCTGCAAGCCGAGCATCGCACGGGTGACCTCGCGATTCCCGTGGTCACCATCGGCTACGGCGATGCCGAACACTTCCTGCGTGCACTGGCTGGCAAGCCCGTGCCGTTGCGCTGGCAGGGCGGCTTGCCGCTCGCCTACCACGTGGGTGGCGATGCCGGCGTCCACCTCGAAGTCCGTTCCCCGTGGGAGTGGCGCACGCTCTACAACGTGGTCGCCACCCTCCGCGGCAGCACATGGCCGGATGAGTGGGTGATTCGCGGGGTGCACCACGACGCATGGGTTTACGGTGCGTGGGATCCGCTTGCCGGCACGACGGCGCTGCTGGCCGAAGCCAAAGCGCTCGGCGAACAGGCACGCGCCGGCCAGCGGCCGAAGCGCACGGTGGTCTTCGCCAGCTGGGACGGCGAGGAGCTCGGCATCCTCGGCTCGAAGGCGTGGGCCGAACGCCATGCTTCCGAGCTGGCGAAACACGCGGTGTTTTACCTCAATAACGACACCACCGGTCGCGGTTTCCTTGCGGCTGGTGGTGATCCGTCCCTCGCTGCGCTCGTCGATGGCGTGGCGGCCGACCTGAAGGATCCGGAGACCGGAGCCAGCGTGCAGGCCCGTCGCCTGGCCAAGCGCGCCGTGGACGCGGCAGGGAAGGGCAAGGATGCCAGTGGCGACCTCATCCCCGAGCGCCTCGGTACCGGCTCGGACTACCTGCCGTTCGCGCATCGTTTCGGCGTGCCTTCGCTGCATGTCCGGTACGGCTACGACCGCAACGGCGATGATGAAAGCGTGCCGGTGTACCACTCGCTCTACGACACGTACACGCATTACCAGCGCTTCGGTGATCCCGGCCTGGCCTACGTGAGCCTGCTGGCGAAAACCAATGCGCGCCTGGTCCTGCGCACGGCCAATGCAGACGTGCTGCCATGGCGCTACACCGCCTTCGCCGAATCCCTCGGCAAGGACATCGACCGCGTGCAGGCAGGGGCGGAAGCCACGCATCGCGAGGCGCAGCGACACAATGCCCTCGTCGCCACCGACGCGTACCGGCTCGCCTCGGTCAGCTACCGGCAGTGGAAGGCACCGGCTGCCGTCGACGATGCGTGGGAGCCGGTGGACCTGACGACGTTGCGTGCCGCGCAACAGGACCTGCTTGCCGCGGCGCGTACCTACGACGAGGCCGCGGCATCGGCGGGAGATCTTCCGGCGTCCAGGGCCGCAAAGGTGAATGCCGCGCTGCGCACGTTTGCGTCCGCCTGGCTGCAGCCCTCGGGCCTCCCGCAGCGTTCGTGGTATCGCCACCTGCTGCAAGCCCCCGGCCGCAAGGAAGGGGAAGACGTGGCGCCGCTGCCCGGCATCGGCGACGCGCTGGGTGCGAAGGACTGGGCACAGGCACGGCAAGAACTTGCGCTCACGACGCAGGCGACGCGCAAGGCCGCCGCCAGCCTCCGTGCAGCGACCGCTGCGTTGTAG
- a CDS encoding DUF6630 family protein has translation MSDYDDDYDYEREHDDDDDDEESVEKRVWQLLLLINPGDEEAAAQQFELYRATADEEGDEDPVRIVATVTDWRSSFVVDADDTREFIEAITELVGRWNLEIDWGGDIHDDDFHEEVDGPELFSRAFDDLNSKGYTLWAREADEDDTYAGWITSSRDDESMRMVATALGVNLRLGNQVM, from the coding sequence ATGAGCGACTACGACGACGATTACGACTACGAACGTGAGCACGACGACGATGACGACGACGAGGAAAGCGTCGAAAAACGCGTCTGGCAGTTGCTGCTCCTGATCAATCCCGGTGACGAAGAAGCGGCCGCGCAGCAGTTCGAGCTGTACCGCGCCACCGCTGACGAAGAAGGCGACGAGGATCCGGTGCGCATCGTCGCCACGGTGACCGACTGGCGCTCCAGCTTCGTCGTGGATGCCGACGACACGCGCGAGTTCATCGAGGCCATCACCGAACTGGTCGGCCGCTGGAATCTCGAGATCGATTGGGGTGGCGACATCCACGACGACGACTTCCACGAAGAGGTCGACGGCCCGGAGCTGTTCTCGCGCGCGTTCGATGACCTGAATTCGAAGGGCTACACGCTGTGGGCGCGCGAGGCGGACGAGGACGACACCTACGCCGGCTGGATCACCTCGTCGCGTGACGACGAATCCATGCGCATGGTGGCCACGGCCCTCGGCGTGAACCTGCGCCTCGGCAACCAGGTGATGTAA